In Bremerella cremea, one DNA window encodes the following:
- a CDS encoding DUF3050 domain-containing protein codes for MPPAAQERLDRIEQVLEPQRLELLEHPVYAKIGDAAALRTFMQYHVFAVWDFMSLLKALQLRLTCVQVPWLPTDNQLGRRLVNEIVLGEESDEDGEGGFSSHFELYQASMQQIGANSYLLDRFLQRLEQGRDVTASLYEADLPRSIVQFVTNTFDLIASDNLPAIASGFTYGREDLLPGVFQKIVQQVNAELSGSASKFVFYLERHIELDGEQHGPMAHRLLSHLCGDDDDKWQAAEDAAVRSLEARRLLWNGMLEALA; via the coding sequence ATGCCTCCCGCGGCGCAGGAGCGCCTCGATCGAATCGAACAAGTCCTCGAACCTCAACGGCTTGAACTGCTCGAACACCCGGTCTACGCCAAAATTGGCGACGCTGCGGCCCTGCGTACGTTTATGCAGTATCACGTTTTTGCCGTGTGGGACTTCATGTCGCTGCTGAAGGCCCTGCAACTTCGGCTGACCTGCGTTCAGGTACCGTGGCTGCCCACCGATAACCAGCTCGGGCGCCGCTTGGTAAACGAGATCGTCCTCGGGGAAGAGAGCGACGAAGATGGCGAAGGGGGCTTTAGCAGCCACTTCGAGTTGTACCAGGCCTCAATGCAGCAGATCGGCGCCAACAGCTACCTGCTCGATCGTTTTCTACAGCGGCTCGAGCAAGGCCGCGACGTAACGGCGTCGTTGTACGAAGCCGACCTGCCTCGCTCGATTGTCCAGTTCGTGACCAACACATTCGATCTAATCGCCAGCGACAACCTGCCCGCGATCGCATCTGGCTTCACCTACGGCCGCGAAGATCTACTGCCAGGCGTGTTTCAAAAGATCGTCCAGCAAGTCAATGCGGAACTCTCTGGCTCCGCTTCGAAATTCGTTTTCTACTTAGAACGACACATCGAACTCGACGGCGAACAACACGGCCCGATGGCCCATCGGCTGCTATCGCACCTGTGCGGCGACGATGACGACAAATGGCAAGCCGCCGAAGATGCCGCCGTAAGAAGCCTAGAAGCCCGGCGACTGCTGTGGAACGGGATGCTGGAAGCGTTGGCTTAG
- the msrA gene encoding peptide-methionine (S)-S-oxide reductase MsrA — translation MAEIQTATFGGGCFWCTEAVFSELRGVESVTSGYAGGHVANPTYEQVCTKTTGHAEVIQITFDPDQISYEDLLEIFFQTHDPTTKDRQGNDVGPQYRSAIFYHSQAQKEAADAFIAKLNDNGVFPAQIVTEVTEINNYYPAENYHQEYLANNPGNPYCAMVVRPKVDKFRKQFGEKLK, via the coding sequence ATGGCAGAAATTCAAACGGCAACGTTTGGTGGCGGTTGTTTTTGGTGCACCGAAGCGGTCTTCAGCGAGTTGCGTGGTGTCGAGTCGGTCACCTCCGGTTACGCTGGCGGGCATGTCGCCAACCCAACCTACGAACAAGTCTGCACCAAAACGACCGGCCATGCCGAAGTGATTCAAATCACGTTCGATCCCGACCAGATAAGCTATGAAGATCTGCTAGAAATCTTCTTCCAAACGCACGATCCAACCACCAAAGACCGCCAAGGAAACGACGTCGGCCCACAGTATCGCAGTGCGATCTTCTACCATAGCCAGGCCCAAAAAGAAGCAGCCGACGCCTTCATTGCCAAGCTCAACGACAACGGCGTGTTCCCTGCCCAGATCGTTACTGAAGTAACCGAGATCAACAACTACTACCCCGCCGAGAACTACCACCAAGAATACCTGGCCAACAACCCCGGCAACCCTTACTGTGCGATGGTCGTCCGCCCCAAGGTCGACAAGTTCCGCAAACAGTTCGGCGAGAAACTGAAGTAG
- a CDS encoding PIN/TRAM domain-containing protein: protein MALIVLRFVFMLVAAGVGITLIKVDAFQSVLKDEPLWAFLGIMVLALTVIGVDVGVKQKRYDTISGVYFGLLVGLSLTYVLGLITQVWFPADNYNAVTAHRALQLVVGMVFCYACISLVLQTKDDFRFIIPYVEFAKEVKGPKPYVLDTSIVIDGRIADVVETGFFDNVLIMPRFVLAELQGIADSSDKLKRSRGRRGLDILNRLRNNDRVDLKIHDRETPDMEGQPVDMKLVLLAKLLEGKIVTGDYNLNKVAKLHNVDVINLNEIANALKPVFLPGEHLSVRIVKKGEEDSQGVGYLDDGTMIVVEGGRDHINSQVRILVTSVLQTSAGRMIFGRYEAVEGSQGGVSGGGHKSHAGSSA from the coding sequence ATGGCGCTGATTGTCTTACGATTTGTATTTATGCTGGTCGCCGCTGGTGTCGGGATTACCCTGATCAAGGTCGACGCATTTCAAAGTGTCTTGAAGGATGAGCCCCTCTGGGCCTTTCTCGGGATCATGGTGCTTGCCCTCACGGTAATTGGTGTCGACGTAGGCGTTAAGCAAAAACGCTACGATACCATCTCCGGGGTTTACTTTGGATTGTTAGTTGGGCTCTCGCTCACCTACGTCTTAGGCTTGATTACCCAAGTCTGGTTTCCCGCCGACAACTACAACGCAGTAACGGCTCACCGGGCATTGCAACTGGTGGTTGGGATGGTGTTTTGCTATGCGTGTATCAGTCTCGTTCTGCAAACCAAAGACGACTTCCGCTTCATTATTCCTTACGTGGAATTCGCGAAGGAAGTGAAAGGCCCCAAGCCGTACGTGCTGGATACCAGTATCGTGATCGACGGCCGGATTGCCGATGTCGTGGAAACCGGTTTCTTTGATAACGTGCTGATCATGCCCCGCTTTGTGTTGGCTGAACTGCAAGGCATTGCCGACAGTAGCGATAAGCTGAAACGCAGCCGAGGCCGACGTGGGCTCGATATTTTGAACCGGCTGCGGAATAACGACCGGGTTGATTTGAAGATCCACGATCGCGAGACGCCAGACATGGAAGGCCAGCCGGTCGATATGAAGCTGGTGCTGCTGGCCAAGCTGCTGGAAGGCAAGATTGTCACCGGCGACTACAACTTGAATAAAGTGGCCAAGCTACACAACGTGGACGTGATCAACCTGAACGAAATCGCCAATGCGTTGAAGCCCGTCTTTTTGCCAGGCGAACATCTTTCGGTTCGGATTGTCAAAAAGGGAGAAGAAGACAGCCAAGGCGTTGGTTACCTGGACGACGGCACGATGATTGTTGTCGAAGGGGGACGCGACCACATCAACAGCCAGGTTCGCATCTTGGTGACCAGTGTGCTGCAAACCAGCGCTGGCCGTATGATCTTTGGCCGCTACGAAGCGGTTGAAGGGAGCCAGGGTGGCGTTTCCGGTGGCGGTCATAAGTCGCATGCCGGCTCATCGGCTTAA
- the uvrA gene encoding excinuclease ABC subunit UvrA: MDFHRDKLTAIDPTQESDNIRVRGARVHNLKNVDIDLPRDQLIVITGPSGSGKSSLALDTLYAEGQRQYVESLSVYARQFLDQMERPDVDLIVGLQPTICIDQRTGSQNPRSTVATITEIYDYLRLLMARLGQPHCWQCGRPITQQTAEQIQDRLLDLPEETKLMIMAPMVQGRKGAHKEVIDKIRREGLLRVRVDDEVYQIDEVPELNPKKNHTIEPIIDRIIIREGLRSRMSDSVAMALKLGDGRLLSCHLDTNLVDDEHPKGTWVDQIFNTELACVNCNLSFIDIEPRTFSFNSPYGTCPKCEGLGICEEFDPDLVVPDKELSLADGAIAPWRGLTSAAVDKLAKGLDTFLGKHKLDPTTKLSEWTDLQREKLFAGEDKFQGILIALEKEFVTTTRKKRLDQLAKFRGKLPCPACHGARLRPEALAVRVAGKNIHEIVRLSINDARAWFDTLEFDEHESLIATPIVREIAKRLTFLEKVGADYLTLDRAADTLSGGELQRVRLATGIGSGLVGICYILDEPSIGLHSRDNHRLIEALVDLRNHGNTVIVVEHDEAIMRVADRLVDVGPGAGHHGGLIIAEGTPEVVSNVENSITGQYLSGRRKIDVPESRRKIAKTRMISLEGATTNNLKDVAVQIPLGAFVCVTGVSGSGKSSLVNETITPALLRRLGQPSQRPGPFTSLRGTSQVDKVIPIDQSPIGRTPRSNPATYTGVFDEIRKVYAGTRQAKQYGYKASRFSFNVKGGRCEECQGQGLRKIEMNFLPDLFVECPVCNGKRFNRQTLRVKYKDLSIADVLNLPIEEAAEFFENVPTIHRVLSSLCDVGLGYLSLGQPSTTLSGGEAQRIKLATELARTETGSTLYVLDEPTTGLHFEDIRRLLSVLIRLVEKGNTVLVIEHNLDVIKSADWLIDLGPEGGSGGGQIIATGTPEQVAEVAESYTGQYLKPLLSGQETEE, translated from the coding sequence GTGGATTTTCATCGAGACAAGCTGACGGCCATCGACCCGACCCAGGAATCGGACAACATTCGTGTCCGTGGTGCACGGGTACACAACCTAAAGAACGTCGACATCGACCTTCCCCGCGACCAGTTGATTGTTATCACTGGTCCTAGCGGTTCGGGCAAGAGTTCTCTCGCGCTCGATACGCTTTACGCGGAAGGCCAGCGGCAGTATGTCGAAAGCCTCTCGGTTTACGCTCGCCAGTTTCTCGACCAAATGGAGCGGCCCGACGTCGATTTGATTGTCGGCTTGCAGCCCACCATCTGTATCGACCAGCGCACCGGCAGCCAAAACCCGCGCAGCACCGTCGCCACAATCACCGAGATCTACGACTATCTACGTTTGCTGATGGCACGCTTAGGGCAGCCGCACTGCTGGCAATGTGGTCGCCCGATCACGCAGCAAACAGCTGAACAAATTCAAGACCGGCTCCTCGACCTGCCAGAAGAAACCAAGCTGATGATCATGGCCCCCATGGTCCAAGGACGCAAAGGCGCCCACAAAGAAGTCATCGATAAGATCCGTCGCGAAGGGCTGTTGCGTGTCCGAGTGGATGACGAGGTCTATCAGATCGACGAAGTCCCCGAACTGAATCCGAAGAAAAACCACACCATCGAACCCATCATCGATCGAATCATCATCCGCGAAGGACTACGTTCTCGCATGAGTGATTCAGTGGCCATGGCCTTGAAGCTGGGAGACGGGCGGCTGCTGTCTTGTCATCTAGATACCAACCTAGTCGACGACGAACATCCGAAGGGAACCTGGGTTGATCAAATCTTCAATACCGAGTTGGCCTGCGTTAATTGCAATTTAAGCTTCATCGACATCGAACCACGAACGTTCAGCTTTAACAGTCCTTACGGTACCTGCCCTAAGTGCGAGGGCCTGGGCATCTGCGAAGAGTTCGATCCCGACTTGGTTGTACCGGATAAAGAACTTTCGCTCGCCGACGGCGCGATCGCTCCTTGGCGTGGCCTCACCTCCGCCGCCGTCGACAAGTTGGCCAAAGGGCTCGATACGTTCCTCGGGAAACACAAGCTCGATCCCACCACCAAGCTCAGCGAATGGACCGATCTCCAGCGCGAGAAGCTGTTCGCTGGCGAAGACAAATTCCAGGGCATTCTCATCGCCTTAGAGAAAGAGTTTGTCACCACCACGCGGAAAAAAAGGCTCGACCAGTTAGCCAAGTTTCGTGGCAAACTCCCCTGCCCAGCCTGCCATGGGGCACGGCTTCGTCCAGAAGCTTTGGCCGTGCGGGTTGCCGGGAAGAACATTCACGAAATCGTGCGGCTGAGCATCAACGATGCCCGGGCTTGGTTCGATACGCTCGAGTTCGACGAACACGAAAGCCTGATCGCGACGCCAATCGTGCGCGAGATCGCCAAACGGCTAACCTTTCTGGAAAAAGTGGGGGCCGATTACCTCACCCTCGACCGGGCGGCCGATACGCTCAGCGGTGGAGAACTGCAGCGGGTCCGCCTGGCAACCGGCATCGGCAGCGGGCTAGTCGGCATTTGCTATATCTTGGACGAACCCTCGATCGGACTTCACTCGCGCGATAACCATCGTTTGATCGAAGCATTGGTCGACCTGCGCAACCATGGCAATACGGTCATTGTCGTGGAACACGATGAAGCGATCATGCGGGTGGCTGATCGCCTGGTCGATGTTGGCCCTGGCGCTGGCCACCACGGCGGGCTAATCATTGCCGAAGGAACGCCGGAGGTGGTCTCGAACGTTGAAAACTCGATCACCGGCCAATACCTCTCTGGCCGCCGAAAAATCGACGTTCCCGAGTCGCGCCGCAAGATCGCCAAGACCCGGATGATCTCGCTCGAAGGGGCAACAACGAACAACCTCAAAGACGTTGCCGTCCAGATTCCGCTGGGGGCTTTCGTCTGTGTGACCGGCGTGAGCGGCAGCGGCAAAAGTTCGCTGGTCAACGAAACGATCACCCCAGCCCTGCTACGTCGCTTGGGGCAACCTTCGCAGCGGCCTGGGCCTTTTACCAGCTTGCGTGGCACCAGCCAAGTCGACAAGGTCATTCCGATCGACCAATCACCCATCGGTCGCACGCCCCGCAGCAACCCAGCGACCTATACCGGAGTGTTCGACGAAATCCGCAAGGTGTACGCCGGCACTCGCCAGGCCAAGCAGTACGGCTACAAAGCGTCTCGCTTCAGCTTCAACGTAAAGGGGGGCCGCTGCGAGGAGTGCCAAGGTCAGGGGCTGCGGAAGATTGAAATGAACTTCCTGCCCGACCTGTTCGTCGAGTGCCCGGTCTGCAATGGCAAACGCTTCAACCGCCAGACCTTACGGGTGAAGTACAAGGACCTGTCGATTGCCGATGTACTGAACCTACCTATTGAAGAAGCAGCCGAGTTTTTCGAAAACGTGCCGACCATTCATCGGGTACTGTCCAGTTTATGCGATGTGGGCCTCGGCTATCTTTCGCTCGGACAACCCAGCACGACCCTTTCCGGCGGCGAGGCACAACGCATAAAATTAGCCACCGAGTTGGCCCGTACTGAAACAGGTTCGACCCTTTACGTCCTAGACGAACCAACCACCGGGCTGCACTTCGAGGACATTCGGCGGCTCTTGTCGGTGCTGATCCGCTTGGTTGAAAAAGGGAACACGGTCCTGGTGATCGAGCACAATCTGGACGTTATCAAAAGCGCCGATTGGCTGATCGACCTTGGCCCGGAGGGTGGTTCTGGCGGTGGTCAGATCATCGCAACCGGCACGCCAGAGCAAGTCGCCGAAGTGGCCGAAAGCTACACGGGCCAATATTTGAAACCATTGTTAAGCGGTCAGGAAACGGAAGAATAA
- a CDS encoding arylsulfatase has protein sequence MTKSFAILLLAFFTLGMFVPAAQAETKKPNIVYILADDLGIGDLSCYGQQKFETPSIDRLAAEGMRFTQHYSGSTVCAPTRSVLMTGLHTGHTPVRGNAEVKPVGQQPIPAETVTLPELLKKAGYVTGAFGKWGLGYPGSEGDPLNQGFDVFYGYNCQRNAHTYYPTWLYDNDKKIELDGKTYSHDLIMDHALQFIRDNQDKPFFCYLPITIPHAAMHVPEEYSEPFRKKFPEFENKQGKYAGTTVTNPVAAFAGMCTKMDEDVGRVMHLLKELNLDDNTIVMFTSDNGAHQEGGHNPGFFDSNGPYRGYKRDLTDGGIRAPFIVRWPGHVKPGTTSDLISAHWDVLPTLCQLAGVEVPKTLDGISMVPTLTGEGEQPKHDYLYWEFFERGGRRAVRMNQWKGVQNDMTNNPDAHIALYNIEEDIDESDDVSEKHPELVAQIRQIFDEAHTENDRFKFKFEQK, from the coding sequence ATGACAAAGTCTTTCGCTATCTTATTGCTCGCGTTCTTTACGTTGGGAATGTTCGTTCCGGCTGCCCAGGCAGAAACCAAGAAGCCGAACATCGTTTATATCTTGGCCGACGATTTGGGCATCGGCGATTTGAGTTGCTACGGCCAGCAGAAGTTCGAGACCCCCAGCATCGACCGACTGGCGGCGGAAGGAATGCGGTTCACGCAGCATTACTCAGGCAGCACGGTTTGTGCTCCGACGCGCAGCGTGCTGATGACCGGTTTGCATACCGGCCATACGCCGGTCCGTGGCAATGCAGAAGTGAAACCGGTCGGCCAGCAGCCGATCCCGGCCGAGACGGTCACCTTGCCCGAGTTGCTAAAGAAGGCTGGCTACGTGACCGGCGCGTTCGGTAAATGGGGGCTTGGCTACCCAGGCTCGGAAGGGGATCCGCTGAATCAGGGCTTCGATGTCTTCTACGGTTACAACTGCCAACGCAACGCCCACACGTACTATCCGACTTGGCTGTACGACAACGACAAGAAGATCGAGCTCGACGGCAAGACCTACTCGCACGATCTGATCATGGATCACGCGCTGCAGTTCATTCGCGACAACCAAGACAAGCCATTCTTTTGTTACTTGCCGATCACCATTCCCCACGCTGCGATGCACGTGCCGGAAGAATATTCTGAACCGTTCCGCAAAAAGTTCCCTGAGTTTGAAAACAAGCAAGGAAAGTACGCCGGTACCACGGTGACCAACCCGGTTGCCGCCTTCGCCGGAATGTGTACCAAGATGGACGAAGATGTTGGTCGCGTGATGCACCTGCTTAAAGAACTAAACCTCGACGACAACACCATCGTGATGTTCACCAGCGACAACGGTGCGCATCAGGAAGGGGGGCATAATCCTGGGTTCTTCGATAGCAACGGACCTTATCGCGGTTACAAACGCGACCTAACCGATGGCGGTATCCGTGCTCCCTTTATCGTGCGTTGGCCAGGGCATGTGAAGCCAGGCACTACCAGCGATCTGATCAGTGCCCATTGGGATGTTCTGCCAACCCTGTGCCAACTGGCCGGGGTCGAGGTGCCGAAGACTCTGGACGGCATCAGCATGGTGCCGACCTTGACCGGCGAAGGAGAGCAGCCCAAACACGATTACCTGTACTGGGAGTTCTTCGAGCGAGGAGGCAGAAGGGCCGTTCGTATGAACCAATGGAAAGGTGTGCAGAACGATATGACCAACAACCCCGATGCTCACATCGCACTTTACAATATCGAAGAAGACATCGATGAATCGGATGACGTATCGGAAAAGCACCCTGAATTAGTCGCCCAGATCCGTCAAATCTTCGACGAAGCCCACACCGAAAACGATCGCTTTAAGTTCAAATTCGAACAAAAATAG
- the rsfS gene encoding ribosome silencing factor has product MTDSDTSENNAGEDRRSLELATAAAQVIEDNKGRDICILDMRHLTPIFDYFVIGTGGSRRQLHAMSEEIDDKLEKELGDRRMGREGYDESRWILLDYGTVVVHLFDEETREYFQLEQLWADAKKVDLTGILRGSE; this is encoded by the coding sequence GTGACTGATTCCGACACATCTGAAAACAACGCTGGCGAAGATCGTCGCAGCCTCGAACTGGCAACCGCCGCAGCCCAGGTGATCGAAGACAACAAAGGACGCGATATCTGCATCCTGGATATGCGTCATCTGACGCCGATCTTCGATTACTTCGTTATCGGCACCGGCGGTAGCCGTCGGCAATTGCACGCAATGAGCGAAGAAATCGACGACAAGCTCGAAAAAGAGCTGGGCGATCGCCGCATGGGACGCGAAGGGTACGACGAAAGCCGCTGGATCTTGCTCGATTACGGCACGGTCGTCGTCCATCTGTTCGACGAGGAAACCCGCGAGTACTTCCAGTTAGAACAACTATGGGCCGATGCCAAGAAGGTTGATCTGACCGGCATTTTGCGTGGCTCAGAGTAA
- the dgt gene encoding dGTP triphosphohydrolase: protein MHSFMHYNEREERLLAPYALRSKHSRGREFEESEHAYRSPFQRDRDRIIHSSAFRRLADKTQVFMNVSDYHRTRLTHTIEVVTIARTIGRTLGLNEELIEALGHLHDIGHPPFGHSGEDVLKECMVDCGGFSHNAFGLVLVKNLEVRSPYYEGLNLTYEVLEGQHTRVDKRQMTFLRPLLEAQTVETVDSITYDAHDTDDAWKLGLVSFEELMQIPLFAQSTERVYQRFGEQTGRRLRKLVVRQLIDFQVTDVLETAMDRLAKWSPGSPEEAELCDPIITVSDDLRARKTQLEQFLFHHVYRHPDIVEFRRRGQDQLRQMYEGYLRKPELIRGKLSEWVDVWGLPRTVGYYIATMTDSYCQREYEAHFR from the coding sequence ATGCACAGTTTCATGCATTACAACGAGCGAGAAGAACGACTTCTGGCTCCGTATGCTTTGCGCAGTAAGCATTCGCGGGGACGCGAGTTCGAAGAATCGGAGCATGCGTACCGATCGCCGTTTCAGCGAGACCGAGACCGCATCATTCATAGCAGTGCTTTCCGCCGCCTGGCCGACAAGACCCAGGTTTTCATGAACGTTAGCGATTACCACCGCACTCGGCTGACGCACACCATCGAAGTAGTAACGATTGCCCGAACGATTGGCCGGACGCTGGGCCTCAACGAGGAGCTAATCGAGGCCCTGGGGCACCTGCACGATATCGGCCACCCGCCGTTTGGGCATTCCGGAGAAGACGTGCTGAAAGAGTGCATGGTCGATTGTGGAGGCTTTTCGCACAACGCGTTTGGGTTGGTGCTGGTGAAGAACTTGGAAGTTCGTAGCCCTTACTATGAAGGTTTAAATCTGACCTATGAAGTGCTGGAAGGCCAGCATACGCGGGTTGATAAGCGGCAGATGACCTTCCTGCGGCCTCTGCTGGAGGCCCAAACGGTCGAAACGGTCGACAGTATCACCTACGACGCCCACGATACCGATGATGCCTGGAAGTTGGGGCTGGTCAGCTTTGAAGAACTGATGCAAATTCCGCTGTTTGCACAAAGCACCGAGCGGGTTTATCAGCGTTTTGGCGAGCAAACGGGACGACGGCTTAGGAAGCTAGTTGTTCGTCAGCTAATCGATTTCCAGGTGACCGATGTGCTGGAAACCGCCATGGACCGCCTCGCGAAGTGGTCGCCAGGGTCTCCAGAAGAGGCAGAGTTATGTGACCCTATTATCACCGTGAGTGATGACTTGCGTGCGCGTAAGACGCAGTTAGAGCAATTTCTGTTTCACCACGTGTACCGCCACCCCGATATCGTCGAGTTCCGAAGACGGGGGCAAGACCAACTGCGACAGATGTACGAGGGGTATTTACGCAAACCAGAGTTGATTCGGGGGAAGTTAAGCGAGTGGGTCGACGTTTGGGGGCTGCCCCGCACGGTTGGCTATTACATTGCCACGATGACCGATTCTTATTGTCAACGTGAATATGAAGCCCATTTTCGCTGA
- a CDS encoding polysaccharide pyruvyl transferase family protein, producing the protein MKRRTFLQASVAAAIAAKAYAAPGKRPQILLRSSWQVVNIGDIAHTPGVLALLEKYVPEADVTLWASGDFSEEVSAMEKKRFPQLKIVKGSIGKDGKASNADLQEAVSSSDFLLHGSGPSFVAARDTGDYVEHTGKPFGIYGITFGGAGAKTLSLMSKAQFVFFRDTVSLGKAKQVGIKSPIMEFAPDGAFACDLRDDAAAEQYLQQNDLATGKFLCCIPRLRYTPYWLVKEGRTIDEKKHARNEEMKDHDHQPLRDAISKVVTETDYKVLLCPEDMTQMQVGKDNVYDHLSDEVKQKVVWRENFWLTDQALSTYVRSAGFFGLEMHSPIMCIGNGVPAIVGRFEEQTSKGFMWKDIGLGDWLFDIDQPQQVAKYTDTVLDLINKPEATQEMVHAAQAVVTQRQQATMEVVRQSVGV; encoded by the coding sequence ATGAAACGACGCACCTTTCTACAGGCTTCGGTTGCCGCTGCCATTGCTGCCAAGGCTTACGCTGCCCCCGGAAAACGTCCCCAGATCTTGCTTCGCTCTTCCTGGCAAGTGGTCAACATCGGCGACATCGCCCATACGCCTGGGGTGTTGGCGTTGCTGGAAAAGTATGTGCCGGAGGCCGATGTCACGCTGTGGGCATCCGGCGACTTCTCGGAAGAAGTCTCGGCGATGGAGAAAAAGCGTTTTCCCCAGCTGAAGATTGTGAAGGGATCGATTGGCAAAGATGGCAAAGCCTCGAATGCCGATCTGCAAGAGGCCGTTAGCAGCAGCGATTTCTTGCTGCATGGTTCCGGACCATCGTTTGTGGCGGCTCGCGATACGGGTGATTACGTCGAGCACACCGGCAAGCCGTTTGGGATATACGGCATCACGTTTGGCGGGGCAGGGGCCAAAACGCTGAGCCTGATGAGTAAGGCCCAGTTTGTTTTCTTTCGCGATACCGTCTCGTTGGGCAAGGCAAAGCAAGTTGGCATCAAGAGCCCGATCATGGAGTTCGCACCTGATGGGGCGTTTGCCTGTGATTTGCGAGATGATGCCGCCGCCGAGCAGTACCTGCAGCAGAACGACTTGGCCACCGGCAAGTTTTTGTGCTGCATTCCTCGGCTGCGTTACACACCGTATTGGTTGGTGAAAGAAGGGCGTACCATCGACGAGAAGAAGCATGCCCGCAACGAGGAAATGAAGGACCACGATCACCAGCCCCTCCGCGACGCGATCAGCAAGGTGGTGACCGAGACGGACTATAAGGTGCTTCTCTGTCCCGAGGACATGACTCAGATGCAAGTCGGTAAGGACAACGTCTACGATCACCTTTCCGACGAGGTTAAGCAGAAGGTCGTCTGGCGTGAAAATTTCTGGCTGACCGATCAGGCACTCAGCACCTATGTCCGTTCGGCGGGCTTCTTCGGATTGGAAATGCACTCGCCGATCATGTGTATCGGCAACGGCGTACCGGCAATTGTGGGGCGTTTTGAAGAGCAAACTTCTAAAGGTTTTATGTGGAAAGACATTGGCCTGGGAGATTGGTTATTTGATATCGACCAGCCGCAACAAGTCGCTAAATATACGGATACTGTGTTAGACTTGATCAACAAGCCAGAAGCTACCCAAGAAATGGTCCACGCTGCCCAGGCCGTGGTCACTCAGCGGCAGCAAGCAACCATGGAAGTCGTCCGCCAATCGGTGGGTGTCTAA